A genomic segment from Actinoplanes sichuanensis encodes:
- a CDS encoding gamma-glutamylcyclotransferase, which produces MRHYAAYGSNMDPARMLAYCPHSPMVGVGWVEGWRLTFAGEGEIGWEGAVTTIVESPGDRVFVSLYDVHPWDASQLDEVEGVTAGAYQKVTVRVSTLDGDVPAWVYVFAGYEGGLPTAWYLSEIANAAEKAGAPDDYVADLRGRPTGTASPEP; this is translated from the coding sequence GTGCGTCACTACGCCGCGTATGGCTCGAACATGGATCCGGCCCGCATGCTGGCCTACTGCCCACACTCGCCGATGGTCGGCGTGGGGTGGGTGGAGGGCTGGCGCCTGACCTTCGCCGGTGAGGGAGAAATTGGCTGGGAGGGGGCGGTAACCACGATCGTCGAGTCACCCGGCGACCGGGTCTTCGTCTCGCTCTACGACGTCCACCCGTGGGACGCGTCACAGCTCGACGAGGTCGAGGGGGTGACGGCTGGTGCCTACCAGAAGGTAACCGTGCGTGTATCGACGCTCGACGGTGACGTACCGGCATGGGTCTACGTCTTCGCCGGCTACGAGGGCGGCCTGCCGACCGCGTGGTACCTGTCGGAGATCGCGAACGCCGCCGAGAAGGCCGGCGCGCCCGACGACTACGTCGCCGATCTGCGCGGCCGGCCCACCGGAACGGCGTCGCCGGAGCCCTAG
- a CDS encoding NAD(P)H-quinone dehydrogenase — translation MSRIVIIGGGPGGYEAALVAAQLGADVTLVESEGPGGACVLTDCVPSKTFIASSEVMTGYRHEERFGIRSSGLAGVSVDAKAVNDRVKKLALAQSGDIQTKLVKAGVDVVHGRARLGEDRLGHTHQVLITPHGGETYAVEAGTVLLATGATPRVLPTARPDGDRILDWRQVWDLEELPDHLVVIGSGVTGAEFASAYLAMGVKVTLISSRERVMPHEDADAAMAIERVFRERGMTILSQSRGDAVENTGDGVRVTLSDGRVVEGSHVLMAVGAIPNTSDLGLREYGVDVSDGGYVTVDRVSRTNVPGIYAAGDCTGVLPLASVAAMQGRIAIWHAMGEAVAPLRLRTVSANVFTDPELATVGVSQNEVDSGRFPARQVMLPLTGNARAKMSGLQDGFVKLFCRPATGQIVGGVVVSPKASELILPITMAIENNLTVDQLAHTITIYPSLSGSIAEAARQLMLHEIQ, via the coding sequence GTGAGTCGGATCGTGATCATCGGTGGCGGACCGGGCGGATATGAGGCGGCTCTGGTCGCGGCACAGCTCGGGGCGGACGTCACGCTCGTCGAGTCGGAGGGGCCGGGCGGAGCATGTGTTCTCACCGACTGCGTGCCGTCCAAGACCTTCATCGCGAGTTCCGAGGTGATGACCGGTTATCGCCACGAGGAGCGGTTCGGGATCCGGTCCTCCGGCCTGGCCGGGGTCAGCGTCGACGCGAAAGCGGTCAACGACCGGGTCAAGAAACTCGCCCTCGCCCAGTCCGGTGACATCCAGACGAAGCTGGTCAAGGCCGGGGTGGACGTGGTCCACGGCCGGGCCCGGCTCGGTGAGGACCGGCTCGGACACACCCACCAGGTGCTGATCACCCCGCACGGCGGGGAGACCTATGCGGTCGAGGCGGGCACCGTGCTGCTGGCCACCGGCGCCACCCCGAGGGTGCTGCCGACGGCCCGGCCGGACGGGGACCGGATCCTCGACTGGCGCCAGGTGTGGGACCTCGAGGAGCTGCCCGACCACCTCGTGGTGATCGGTTCCGGGGTGACCGGTGCCGAGTTCGCCAGCGCCTACCTGGCGATGGGTGTGAAGGTGACGCTCATCTCCAGCCGTGAGCGGGTCATGCCGCACGAGGACGCCGACGCCGCGATGGCGATCGAGCGGGTCTTCCGGGAGCGGGGCATGACGATCCTCAGCCAGTCCCGGGGCGACGCGGTGGAGAACACCGGCGACGGGGTCCGGGTCACGCTCTCCGACGGCCGCGTCGTCGAGGGCTCGCACGTGCTGATGGCGGTCGGTGCCATTCCCAACACGTCCGATCTGGGCCTGCGGGAGTACGGGGTGGACGTCTCCGACGGCGGCTACGTGACCGTGGACCGGGTGTCGCGTACCAACGTCCCCGGAATCTATGCGGCCGGTGACTGCACCGGGGTCCTGCCGCTCGCCTCGGTCGCGGCCATGCAGGGCCGGATCGCCATCTGGCACGCGATGGGCGAGGCGGTCGCCCCGCTGCGGCTGCGGACCGTGTCGGCGAACGTCTTCACCGACCCGGAGCTGGCCACCGTCGGGGTCTCGCAGAACGAGGTCGACTCGGGTCGTTTCCCGGCGCGCCAGGTGATGCTGCCGCTGACCGGCAACGCGCGGGCCAAGATGTCCGGGCTCCAGGACGGGTTCGTGAAACTGTTCTGCCGTCCGGCGACCGGCCAGATCGTCGGCGGGGTGGTGGTGTCACCGAAGGCGAGTGAGCTGATCCTGCCGATCACCATGGCGATCGAGAACAATCTGACGGTCGATCAGCTGGCGCACACCATCACGATCTACCCGTCGCTCTCCGGGTCTATCGCGGAGGCGGCCCGTCAGCTGATGCTGCACGAGATCCAATAG
- a CDS encoding DedA family protein, whose product MTELLTLLATPAWAYLALFAFLAVDALVPVVPTQAIMITSGALTVYGNLDLALVIAVGALGMFAGDGIAFVLGRSTGSRLSSLVARFTPRNEMTESRTRRAAERFTRGLRRPGPLVVLLCRFVPGGRMASGFNAGRTGYPIRSFVGYDGAAALTWAAYGGLVGHLGGTAITQSAWRLFALAAVAAVVFGTAGWALALFGGRREAIGSRAASADGPPPR is encoded by the coding sequence ATGACCGAACTGCTGACGCTGTTGGCGACGCCGGCGTGGGCCTACCTCGCGCTGTTCGCGTTTCTGGCGGTCGACGCGCTGGTCCCGGTGGTGCCCACCCAGGCCATCATGATCACATCCGGGGCTCTCACGGTGTACGGCAATCTCGACCTGGCCCTGGTGATAGCGGTCGGTGCGCTCGGCATGTTCGCCGGCGACGGCATCGCCTTCGTGCTGGGCCGCTCGACCGGGTCCCGGCTCAGCTCGCTGGTGGCACGTTTCACACCACGCAACGAGATGACCGAGTCCCGGACCCGCCGGGCGGCCGAGCGGTTCACCCGCGGTCTGCGCCGGCCCGGCCCGCTCGTGGTGCTGCTCTGCCGGTTCGTGCCGGGCGGCCGGATGGCCTCCGGATTCAACGCGGGCCGCACCGGCTACCCGATCCGCAGTTTCGTCGGGTATGACGGGGCGGCCGCGCTGACCTGGGCCGCCTACGGCGGACTGGTCGGGCACCTCGGGGGCACCGCGATCACCCAGTCCGCCTGGCGGCTGTTCGCCCTGGCCGCCGTGGCCGCCGTGGTGTTCGGCACGGCCGGCTGGGCGTTGGCCCTCTTCGGCGGCCGCCGGGAGGCTATTGGATCTCGTGCAGCATCAGCTGACGGGCCGCCTCCGCGATAG
- a CDS encoding S8 family serine peptidase, producing the protein MTVALVDSGVFPHRDLTGSLRRGTDTVSGGDGKGQIDKDGHGTRMAGVIAAHGHGNTDGILGLAPSASLIPIKAIGARDNGKGLADGIEWAATAKADVINVSVSAGASRAINDAVEKAIVADAIVVAGTGNTWENLKLGYPAALPGVLAVGASNRQGVHADFSITGPEVGLCAPGVDIATTGIGNKYEKADGTSEAAAIVSGAAALVRAKFPGLSAAEVIHRLTATADDNGPPGRDDQCGYGVLNVVKALTADVPPLNPSGSGGAASPSAVSSAGSVAPSGASASPAVAAPEPAGGNLPLFAGIGAAVVALGTVLVLLVRRRRRVSS; encoded by the coding sequence GTGACGGTTGCCTTAGTCGATAGCGGGGTATTCCCCCATCGCGACCTAACTGGAAGCCTCAGACGAGGAACCGACACCGTCTCAGGCGGGGACGGCAAGGGCCAGATCGATAAGGATGGCCACGGCACCCGCATGGCTGGCGTCATAGCTGCACATGGACACGGCAATACCGACGGCATATTGGGATTAGCTCCCAGCGCGTCCCTGATTCCCATAAAAGCCATTGGGGCACGCGATAACGGCAAGGGCCTTGCCGACGGCATCGAGTGGGCCGCAACAGCAAAGGCTGATGTTATCAACGTTTCGGTCTCAGCCGGAGCTTCCCGAGCTATCAACGATGCGGTCGAAAAGGCGATCGTTGCCGACGCTATTGTCGTAGCTGGAACAGGAAATACCTGGGAGAATCTAAAGCTAGGATATCCGGCCGCCTTACCAGGCGTCCTTGCCGTTGGCGCCTCTAATAGACAAGGCGTGCATGCCGATTTCTCAATAACCGGCCCGGAAGTTGGGCTGTGCGCTCCCGGAGTTGATATAGCAACAACCGGAATCGGCAATAAATACGAGAAGGCCGATGGCACTTCCGAGGCGGCGGCGATTGTTTCGGGGGCGGCTGCTCTCGTTCGGGCTAAGTTTCCGGGGCTTTCTGCGGCTGAGGTTATTCATCGGCTTACTGCTACTGCTGATGACAACGGGCCGCCTGGGCGGGATGACCAGTGTGGGTATGGGGTTCTCAACGTCGTCAAGGCTCTGACTGCTGATGTGCCTCCTCTCAATCCGTCGGGTAGCGGTGGGGCGGCTTCGCCTTCTGCTGTTTCTTCGGCTGGGAGTGTGGCGCCTTCGGGAGCGAGCGCCTCGCCGGCGGTGGCTGCTCCGGAACCCGCTGGTGGCAATCTGCCGCTCTTCGCGGGGATCGGGGCCGCAGTTGTCGCCTTGGGAACGGTTCTTGTGCTTCTGGTCCGACGGCGGCGGCGGGTCTCCTCCTGA
- a CDS encoding Maf family protein has translation MQTDIVYRLILASASPARRALLTGAGIDAEVIVSGVDESVVDADDAYTTSLALARMKARTVAANLPADPAALVLGCDSVLAFEGEVFGKPDSADEAIKRWTAMRGKSGVLHTGHHLTGLVSGLQAEAVGTTTVHFADVTDAEIEAYVASGEPLQVAGAFTLDGRGGAFVERIEGDPGNVIGLSLPLLRRLLADMNVPITSLWRR, from the coding sequence GTGCAGACCGACATCGTGTATCGCCTGATTCTTGCCTCGGCCAGCCCTGCTCGGCGGGCGCTGCTCACCGGGGCCGGGATCGACGCTGAGGTGATCGTCAGTGGCGTGGACGAGAGTGTCGTCGATGCTGATGACGCCTATACGACCAGTCTTGCCCTTGCTCGGATGAAGGCTCGTACCGTCGCCGCCAACCTGCCCGCGGATCCGGCTGCGCTGGTGCTGGGGTGTGATTCGGTGCTGGCGTTCGAAGGGGAAGTGTTCGGGAAGCCGGACAGCGCCGACGAGGCGATCAAACGGTGGACCGCCATGCGCGGGAAGTCCGGAGTGCTGCACACCGGGCATCACCTGACCGGCCTGGTCAGCGGGCTTCAGGCCGAGGCGGTCGGTACTACGACCGTGCATTTCGCTGATGTCACCGACGCGGAGATCGAGGCCTATGTGGCGTCGGGTGAGCCGCTTCAGGTGGCGGGAGCGTTCACGCTCGATGGGCGTGGGGGCGCCTTCGTCGAGCGGATCGAAGGCGACCCGGGCAATGTGATCGGTCTCTCACTGCCGCTGCTGCGGCGTCTTCTCGCCGACATGAACGTTCCGATCACCTCCCTCTGGCGCCGCTGA
- a CDS encoding acetyl/propionyl/methylcrotonyl-CoA carboxylase subunit alpha — MRKILIANRGEIALRVIRACKDAGLTSVAVYADSDRDALHARLADEAYALDGETAADTYLRIDKLLDVAKRSQADAVHPGYGFLSENAEFAQAVLDAKLTWIGPTPQAIRDLGDKVTARHIAQRAGAPLVPGTAEPVADAAEIVAFAEEHGLPVAIKAAFGGGGRGLKVARTIEEIPALFESATREAVAAFGRGECFVERYLDRPRHVEAQVLADTHGTVVVVGTRDCSLQRRHQKLVEEAPAPFLSDEQRTKIHESAKAICREAGYHGAGTVEYLVGQDGTISFLEVNTRLQVEHPVSEETTGIDLVREQFRIAAGERLRFTEDPAPRGHAIEFRINGEDAGRGFLPAPGMVSRLEWPSGPGVRVDSGVTEKDVIGGNFDSMLAKIIVTGSTRAEALERSRRVLDETVIEGIATVLPFHRAVIRDEAFTSEPFSVHTRWIETEWVNEVPPFAAPTAPDGEKEERETVVVEVGGRRIEVRLPKNLGNGTATGPAARRSPSRAQGKAQAKVATGALTAPMQGTIVKVAVQNGDEVAEGDTIVVIEAMKMEQPLQASKAGTVAGLSVEAGATVTAGTVICEIN; from the coding sequence GTGCGGAAGATACTGATCGCCAACCGTGGCGAGATCGCCCTCCGGGTCATCCGGGCCTGCAAGGACGCCGGCCTCACGAGCGTCGCCGTCTATGCCGACAGTGACCGGGACGCGCTGCACGCGCGCCTGGCCGACGAGGCCTACGCGCTGGACGGTGAGACCGCCGCCGACACGTATCTCCGCATCGACAAGCTGCTGGACGTCGCGAAGCGGAGCCAGGCCGACGCCGTGCATCCGGGCTACGGCTTCCTGTCCGAGAACGCCGAGTTCGCGCAGGCCGTACTCGATGCGAAGTTGACCTGGATCGGGCCGACGCCGCAGGCGATCCGGGACCTGGGCGACAAGGTCACCGCGCGGCACATCGCGCAGCGGGCCGGCGCGCCGCTGGTGCCGGGCACCGCCGAGCCGGTCGCGGACGCGGCCGAGATCGTCGCGTTCGCCGAGGAGCACGGGCTGCCGGTGGCGATCAAGGCGGCGTTCGGTGGTGGCGGCCGGGGGCTGAAGGTGGCGCGCACGATCGAGGAGATCCCGGCGCTGTTCGAGAGCGCGACCCGGGAGGCGGTGGCCGCGTTCGGGCGTGGCGAGTGTTTCGTGGAGCGCTACCTGGATCGGCCCCGGCATGTGGAGGCGCAGGTCCTGGCGGATACGCACGGGACGGTCGTGGTGGTCGGCACCCGGGACTGTTCGTTGCAGCGCCGCCATCAGAAGCTGGTCGAGGAGGCGCCCGCTCCGTTCCTCTCCGACGAGCAGCGGACGAAGATCCACGAGAGCGCGAAGGCGATCTGCCGCGAGGCCGGTTACCACGGCGCCGGGACTGTCGAATACCTGGTCGGTCAGGACGGGACGATCTCGTTCCTGGAGGTCAACACGCGTCTGCAGGTCGAGCACCCGGTCAGCGAGGAGACCACGGGCATCGATCTGGTGCGGGAGCAGTTCCGGATCGCCGCCGGTGAGAGACTGCGGTTCACCGAGGATCCGGCGCCGCGCGGGCACGCCATCGAGTTCCGGATCAACGGTGAGGACGCCGGGCGTGGCTTCCTGCCGGCTCCGGGCATGGTGAGCCGGTTGGAGTGGCCGTCCGGGCCGGGGGTGCGGGTCGATTCGGGTGTCACCGAGAAGGACGTGATCGGCGGCAACTTCGACTCGATGCTCGCGAAGATCATCGTGACCGGTTCGACGCGGGCCGAGGCACTCGAACGCTCCCGGCGGGTGCTGGACGAGACGGTGATCGAGGGCATCGCCACGGTCCTGCCGTTCCACCGGGCGGTGATCCGCGACGAGGCGTTCACCAGCGAGCCCTTCAGCGTGCACACCCGCTGGATCGAGACCGAATGGGTCAACGAGGTGCCGCCGTTCGCGGCGCCGACGGCGCCGGACGGCGAGAAGGAGGAACGCGAGACCGTCGTGGTCGAGGTGGGCGGGCGACGCATCGAGGTGCGTCTTCCCAAAAACCTCGGCAATGGTACGGCTACCGGCCCCGCGGCCAGGCGGTCTCCGTCTCGCGCGCAGGGTAAGGCGCAGGCCAAGGTGGCCACCGGCGCCCTGACCGCCCCGATGCAGGGCACGATCGTGAAGGTCGCCGTGCAGAACGGTGACGAGGTGGCCGAGGGCGACACGATCGTGGTGATCGAGGCGATGAAGATGGAGCAGCCGTTGCAGGCGTCGAAGGCGGGCACGGTGGCGGGCCTGTCGGTGGAGGCGGGCGCCACGGTGACGGCCGGCACCGTGATCTGCGAGATCAACTAG